In Bacillus rossius redtenbacheri isolate Brsri chromosome 15, Brsri_v3, whole genome shotgun sequence, one genomic interval encodes:
- the LOC134539307 gene encoding SIFamide-related peptide: MQRAMLVRVVLAALLLLLAAPAATSAKKPPFNGSIFGKRSNYVAELRDYESNGRVLSAMCEIASEACASWFPQTDKR, from the exons atgcagagagcgatGCTGGTGCGCGTGGTGTTGGCGGCGCTGCTGCTGCTCCTGGCGGCCCCCGCGGCAACCTCGGCCAAGAAGCCGCCCTTCAACGGCAGCATCTTCGGCAAGCGCAGCAACTACGTGGCCGAGCTCCGCG ACTACGAGTCCAACGGCCGGGTGCTGTCCGCCATGTGCGAGATAGCGTCGGAAGCCTGCGCCTCGTGGTTCCCGCAGACGGACAAGCGATAA
- the LOC134539397 gene encoding uncharacterized protein LOC134539397, with translation MAAETSSRPQSSCVLGKVRLAVALAALAALLGSCGPARADDGGFFLKAAKSLPRIGRRGDLDFFLKAAKSVPRIGRRGFTAAEGRDFGDKPWYRTMDTVIRPSRRSDPDPELTWDNLDEALEARPELLQLLSKDAGLMPRDGPDYGRQRRRAAGDRELPEARLQPEV, from the exons ATGGCAGCTGAAACGAGCTCCCGGCCGCAGTCCTCGTGCGTTCTCGGCAAAGTCCGCCTCGCAGTGG CGCTGGCGGCGCTGGCGGCCCTGCTGGGCAGTTGCGGGCCGGCGCGCGCCGACGACGGGGGATTCTTCCTGAAGGCGGCCAAGTCCCTGCCGAGGATCGGCCGGCGCGGGGACCTGGACTTCTTCCTGAAGGCCGCCAAGTCCGTGCCGCGCATCGGCCGGCGGGGCTTCACCGCG GCGGAGGGCCGCGACTTCGGGGACAAGCCGTGGTACCGCACCATGGACACCGTCATCAGACCGTCCCGGCGGTCGGACCCTG ACCCAGAGCTGACCTGGGACAACCTGGACGAGGCTCTGGAGGCGAGACCCGAGCTGCTGCAGCTGCTGTCCAAGGACGCCGGCCTGATGCCCCGGGACGGACCCGACTACGGCCGCCAGCGCCGCCGCGCCGCGGGCGACCGGGAGCTGCCCGAGGCGCGCCTGCAGCCGGAGGTGTGA